A stretch of Candidatus Eremiobacterota bacterium DNA encodes these proteins:
- a CDS encoding methyltransferase domain-containing protein has product SFGRMNLLDGPKVAAEGPFDAIFCRNVLIYFDKPTQKRVVESFAKALRPGGYLFLGHAESLFHLTDLYEPIVGRDAIVYRLKTPMRA; this is encoded by the coding sequence TCATTCGGCCGGATGAACCTGCTCGACGGCCCGAAGGTCGCCGCCGAGGGCCCCTTCGACGCGATCTTCTGCCGCAACGTGCTGATCTATTTCGACAAGCCGACCCAGAAGCGAGTCGTCGAGTCGTTCGCGAAAGCACTCCGCCCGGGAGGCTACCTGTTCTTGGGCCACGCCGAGTCGCTCTTCCACCTGACCGATCTCTACGAGCCGATCGTCGGCCGTGACGCGATCGTCTATCGCCTGAAGACGCCGATGCGCGCGTGA